CCGCGATTTGCTTGAGGATTTGATCAATTACGTATATAGCAGTGAAGGCTGCAAATTACTGTTGATTGGCGATAGTGCTCAGTTGCCTCCCGTGGGACTTGAAGTTAGTCCCGCAATGGACGTGGAGATTCTGACTAAAAACTATCATCTTGATATTGCCTCGTTTGAATTGCGCGAAGTCGTCCGCCAGTCGCTTGAAAGCGGAATTCTGGCCAATGCCACTCATCTTCGGAATCAGGCCGGTGCTGAAGCCCCTGTTCTGCCCTTTTTTAATCTGAAAGGTTTTTCTGATATCCGCCGTATTGATGGCACCATGTTTGAAGATGCCCTCAATTCATGCTATTCGCGGTTTGGTGTTGAAAATACGGTGATTATTACCCGGTCAAATAAGCGGGCTAATTTGTTTAATAACGAGGTTCGCAGCCGCATGCTCTTTCGAGAAACCGAACTTTCGGCCGGCGATATTATTATGATTACCCGTAATAATTACTTCTGGCTGCCTTCTGGCGCTAAAGCTGGATTTATTGCCAATGGCGATATGGCTGAAGTCAGACGCATCCTTAAAACCGGCGAAATGTATGGTTATCATTTTGCTGATGTCAGTATTCAACTGGTCGATTATCCTGAACAGGAAGTGATTGAAGTCAAACTTTTACTCGATTCCATGACCATCGATACCCCTTCGATGCCACAGGAGGAACTGCAAAAGTTGTTTGATGAAATTATGCTCGATTACAGCGAAATTTCGTCAAAACAGGAACGTATAGCACAGGTAAAACACAGCCCGTTTTATAATGCGGTTCAGGCTAAGTTTGCTTACGCGCTTACTTGTCACAAAACACAAGGCGGCCAGTGGGATGCCGTTTTTATCGACCACGGTTATCTTACAGGCGAAATGATTGACAGCAGTTTTGTAAGATGGCTTTATACTGCCGTTACACGTTCAACAACAGAGGTTTACCTGGTTAATTTTAATGAAAACTTTTTTGTAGAATAAACCGTGCCATTACAGCCGGAAATTAACTGTTGCCAAATCACGGATGCATTACTGTATTCACTTTAATTTCCAAATCATTAACTTTGCACCGTTTTTTAATTGTGGTCATTAAGTATATTGCTGATGAAAGTAGACCGAACCCAGATAGAAACTCTTTTTAATGATTTTACAGGTAAACATGTGTTGATCCTTGGCGATGTCATGATCGATTCATATTTATGGGGGAAAGTTGATCGCATTTCTCCTGAGGCTCCGGTGCCGGTTGTTTCTGTTAAACGCCGCGAAAATCTACTCGGAGGGGCAGCCAATGTTGCGCTCAATATTAAGGCACTGAGTGCTGTACCTGTATTGTGCTCGGTTATTGGTGCTGATATCAAAGGTGATGAATTTAATGAGCTGTTGCATCAGGATGGAATTATGACTGATGGAATTGTGCGCAGCCCAAGCCGGATTACTACTACCAAATTCAGAATAATTGGCAATAAAGCCCAGATGCTTCGGGTTGACGAAGAAATGGATTCTGACTTGCTGCCACAGGATGAGATTGCTTTACTGGAAAGAGTGTCAGAAATATTTCAACGATTTCCAATCGGAGTCGTAATTCTGCAGGACTACAACAAAGGCGTCCTTACAAAAAATGTGATTGAAAGTGTGATTGCACTCTCTGCAGCTAAAGGTATTCCGGTGGTTGTTGATCCCAAAAAGAAAAACTTTGATGCATACAAGAAGGTAGATCTTTTTAAACCCAATCTCAAGGAATTGAGCGAGGGATTGAAAATTGATCTTGATTTGAATGATATTGCAAGTATAAAATCAGCCGCCATAGCCTGGCAAACCAATCAATCTATTACGGCAATGATGGTTACTTTGTCTGAAGCGGGTGTGTTTATCCGCGATACTTCAAATGGTCAGGTGAGTGAGTTTCATATTCCGGCGCATGTCCGCAATATTGCTGATGTGTCAGGAGCAGGCGATACTGTTATCAGTGTTGCATCCCTGTGCCGGGCTATGGGTGTTTCTCCCTTTCTGACAGCCAGTTTGTCTAATCTTGCCGGAGGCCTTGTTTGTGAATTCGTTGGAGTGGCCCCGGTTAACCGCGAACGTCTCCTGAGTGAAGCAATTGAACTCATAGCGGTTAAATAATTCATCCATGTCCGTTGATAATTTGTTCTTCAGTGAACCGGTAAAATAAATTTATTATTCTTTCGTTAGAAGCTAAAACTATATTTGTGCGACTTACTCTTATAAAAATTTCTGTCTTTTTTGTTCTGTTTGGCTTGTTTCACCCATTTGCAAATGCGCAAAAAGCCAAAGTCCGCAATTTGCCTAATTATGATAACTCTCCTTATCATTTTGGATTTGTGCTGGGAATGAATCAGATGCTGTTTAGTGTCAAAACCAATCCCGGGTTTCAGGATATAAGCTATTATGCGTTGCAAACACCCGATTTGTTTGCCGATTCGTCTAAGCTATATGGTCTTGAGCATAAACCTGCCTACGGTTTTACTATTGGTATTGTTTCCAATCTGCGCATAGGAGATTATCTTGACTTGCGGTTTATCCCTTCCTTGTCATTCGGTGAAAGAGATTTGCAGTATTCCGTACTCACCTATTTTCAGGACGAAGTGTCTCAGTCAGTCATCAGTAAAAAGATTCAATCAACTTTTATTGAATTCCCGCTGCAGATTAAATATAAGGGCAACCGCCTGAATAATATACGTCCATACTGGCTGGTAGGAGCAAAATATGCACTGGATTTGGCCAGCGATTCTAAAAAGAAGGAAGAGAGTAATAACATTTATGTTGCACTTGAGCGAAATGATGTTTATGCCGACCTGGGAGGTGGTATCGATATCTACACTACATTCTTTAAATTCGGAATTGAACTGAAGATGTCGTACGGCCTGCGCGATATTCTGAAAAGACAGGGAAATATTTATACCTTGCCCGTCGACAGGATTAATTCCAAGCTTTTCCTGCTTTCTTTTACTTTTGAATAAAACATTCCCGTTTTTTTCTGTTTATTAAGTTGTATCTCATTAAGCAGGTCATGAAAACGTGATCTGCTCATTTTATTTTTAATTGCCTTACAATGCGCAAAGAAATTGAATTAAGACTTACTCCTGCCGAAGCCAACGACCCTGTAAGGTGGAAACAGATTGCCTCGTCGTTATTGGGCGTACCGCAGGGGCGGATTTATCATATTAGACCTGTTAAAAGGTCGATTGATGCCAGGCAGAAGATTATTTACAGACTGAAGGCCGAAATTTTTATTGGCGAGCACTTGCCGCCATCAGAAAAAATCATGCTCCCTTCATATCCTGATGTATCGCGTCGTAATCCTGTTATTGTGGTCGGAGCAGGCCCGGCAGGGCTGTTTGCTGCTTTAACATTGATTGAGCAAGGCTTCAAACCTGTGGTGATTGAAAGGGGAAAAGATGTAAAAGCCCGTAAATACGATATTTCATCACTCAACCGGGGCGAACGAGTTCATCCTGATTCCAATTACTGCTTTGGAGAAGGAGGTGCCGGAACCTATTCTGATGGTAAACTTTATACCCGGTCAACAAAAAGAGGAAATGTAAGTGATATCCTCAAAACATTGGTTGCTCATGGTGCGCCTGATGATATTCTGATTGACGCACATCCACATATTGGAACTGATAAGCTTCCGGGAATTATTGCAGCCATCAGGCGCTCAATTCTAGAAGCAGGTGGCGAAGTTTACTTTAATAAAAGGGTAACAGGCCTGATTACAAAAAACGGGAAGGTAAAAGGAGTTATTGATGAGACCGGAAATGAATATCAGGCTGCTTCAGTTATTCTTGCAACAGGGCATTCGGCCCGCGATATTTTTACCATGTTGCCCGAATATGGGGTATTTCCTGAAGCTAAGCCTTTTGCATTGGGTGTGCGAATTGAACACCCGCAGCAATTGATTGACAGTATTCAATACCGCATGCCTGAGCGTGGCCCGCATTTGCCGGCAGCAACCTATAATTTGGTTACTCAGGCCGATGGCAGAGGCGTTTTTTCTTTTTGTATGTGCCCCGGCGGAATCATTGTGCCTGCTTCTACGGGCGAAGGAGAGCTTGTGGTGAATGGAATGTCAAACTCGCAACGCAATTCTCCTTATGCGAATGCAGGAATAGCAGTTGCCGTTGAATCTGCCGACTGGCAGGAATATGCTGAATACGGGCCTCTGGCTGCCCTGCATTTCCAAAAAATGATTGAACAGCGTGCCTGGGAAGCTGCCGGCAAGTCGCTGAAAGCCCCGGCACAGCGCCTGACAGATTTCCTTGATGACCGGCTCTCAAGCAGTCTGCCCGATTGCTCTTATAACCCGGGTCTTGTAAGTGCTAGAATGGATGAAATTCTTCCTGACTTTCTCAACAGGCGTCTTAAAATGGCTTTCCGCGATTTTGATGCAAAAATGAAAGGATACCTTACCAATGAAGCAGTATTGGTAGGGGTTGAGTCGCGTACATCTTCTCCTGTGAGGATTCCACGGGATGAAAGATCACTTCAAAGTATTCATCTGGCTGGGCTTTACCCTTGTGGCGAAGGCGCCGGATATGCCGGAGGAATTGTTTCATCAGCGATTGACGGTGTCAGATGCGCTCTGGCTGTTGCCGGAAAAAATCATGAATGATTTCAGACTCCTCTATTGCGGTAAGGCATGGTAAATATTTTTGTGAAATTGCTGTTGCATTGCCCGATATTTCATACGTTTGCACTAAACGCTGTGCTCAAATAATCAGCATAAAGTATCCGGTTATGGAAGAAAATCAGGGAAAAACTCCGCTTTTTGAAGCCCTTCGTACTAAAGCATTGCTTAAGCAGGATGTGTATAAAAATACATTTACCTCATTCAGGCTGTTTAAAAGCATAGTACTGGAAATGGTCAATGAATATCAGGAGAAGTACAATGGAAACCAGGTGTCCGTTCCATTCGAATTTCGCGATAGAAGCGAATTTGAATTTGAATTGAAGTTTGGGGGCGATGTGCTGATTTTTGTCATGCATTCAAATATCTTTGAATTCTCACGCCTGCACGAGGTGATGAAAACAGTTTATATCAAGGAAGACATGGATAGATCCTACTGCGGGGTCATCAATATCTATAATTTCCTGGCCGATTCATTTAAATATAACCGGATGAACGATGTGGGTTATATGATTGGCAGAGTGTTCATCAACAAGGATTTGCATTACTTTATTGAAGGAAAACGCGAAATCGGGCTGTTGTTTAATAATTTTGCCTCATCGGTACTTACCAAAGAATCAGCTACGCAAATTATTGAATCCTCTATCGCTTATACTGTTAATTTTGACTTGTTAACGCCTCCATATGAGGAAGTTAAGCAGGTTTCGGTGTATGAAATGCAAACTTCGTTAGACAATATGAAGCTGCCCACCGGCAAGCGGCTCGGGTTTCGGTTCCAGGGAGACCATGAAGATTTTAAATAATTTAATTTTTTTTTGAGCTGGTTTATTTGCTGTAAACCAATTAATTGTATTTGATTTTTTGTAGTTATAACAAGGATTTGCGAAAAAAAAGCAAAAAAAAATCAACGGAGATTTGGAGGATAAAAAAATAGTTGTACATTTGCAGTCCTTAATCAAATGACCAAATGGTCCGTTCGTCTAACGGTTAGGACGCCAGGTTTTCATCCTGGTAATAGGGGTTCGATTCCCCTACGGACTACTAACAAAGAAGTAAAAAAATGGCAAATCACAAATCGTCAATAAAGAGAATTAAAACCAACGATGCACGTCGCGTTCGTAACAGGTATTATGCAAAAACCATGCGCAATGCAGTTCGTAAATTCCGTGCACTGGATAACAAAACTGAAGCAGCTGAAAAACTTCCCAAGTTAGTTTCCATGATTGATAAACTTGCCAAAAAAACTGTTATTCATAAGAATAAAGCTGGCAATCTTAAATCAAAACTTACCCGTCTGGTAAATAAAATGGCTTAATATTTTTTAAATTATATCTCACCCTCGTACTTTTGTACGGGGGTTTTTTTATTTATGGAAATAGCCTAATTTAGCAGGAATTATTAACAATTGTTCAATGGATGATTCATTGGTAAGGGTGCCAATCAGGCAGTGGGCAGAAGGAGATAAACCCCGCGAGAAGCTGATTAAAAACGGAAAAGGTGTTCTGAGCGACGCTGAACTGATTGCCATTCTGCTCCGCTCCGGTTCGCGCGATAAGTCAGCGGTTGAGCTGGCCCGGCATATGCTGCAGCAGTGTAACAATGATCTTACAGTTTTGTCAAAACTCAGTGTTGATGATTTGATGAAATTTAAAGGAATAGGAGAGGCCAAAGCCTTAAGCATATTGGCTGCGCTTGAACTGGGCTTGCGCCGGCGCATTGCCGAAGTGCCGGTTAAGCAGGTCATCTCTTCTAGCCGCGATGCCTTCGAGCTCTTTTACCCAAACCTGGCCGACAGTTTATATGAGAGTTTCTGGATTTTGCTGTTGAACAGAGCTAACCGGAAAATCGCCATACAGAATATATCTGAAGGCGGACAGGCAGGCACCGTGGCCGATCCTAAAAAGATTTTTAAATTGGCGCTTGACCAAAATGCAGCTTCCATTATTTTATGTCACAACCATCCTTCGGGCAACCTTCAACCCAGTGATGCCGACAAGCAACTTACCCGCAAGCTTAAAGATGCAGGTTTAATGCTTGATTTGCCGGTATTGGATCATCTGATCATTGGTGACGACAAATATTTCAGCTTTGCTGATGAAGGGATTTTGTGAAATATTTGCTTAAAATTTAATTATGATAAAGATTGTTACCATAATCGGGGCAAGGCCTCAGATTATCAAAGCTGCTGCACTTAGCCGCGCCATATCAGGGCATTTTGCCGATAAAATGAATGAAATAATTGTGCACACAGGGCAGCACTATGATGCCAATATGTCGCAGGTGTTTTTTGATGAGCTGGGTATTCCTGCTCCACATTATAATCTGGGCGTGGGAAGCGGCCTGCATGGACGGCAAACTGCGCTGATGATCGAAGGGATTGAGAAAATTCTGCTTGAAGAGAAGCCTGATTTTCTTGTGCTTTATGGCGACACCAATTCAACTTTAGCCGGCGCTATAGCAGCATCTAAAATCCATGTTCCTATTGCCCATATTGAAGCAGGATTGCGTTCGTTTAACAAAAGTATGCCGGAAGAGATTAACAGGATTATGTGCGATCATGCTTCATCTTTGCTTTTTAGCCCTACTGAAACCGGCTTTCATAACCTGCTGAGGGAAGGCTTTATAAATAATCAGCTTCCGCCATTTTCAAGCGATCGCCCCGGGGTCTTTCATTGCGGCGATATTATGTACGATAACAGCCTGCACTTTGCTGCTCTGGCTCAAAAAAAATCTAAAATCCTCGAGAACTCCGGTTTGAAGGATGGGAAATATATATTGGCTACTATTCACCGCGATCATAATACCGATTTTCCTCAGCGGCTGAATGCCATTTTCAGCGCATTGGACCAAATCAGCCGGATGCATCAGGTTGAAATTGCCATGCCGCTTCATCCCCGTACATCAGCTTTACTTGATAAAAATCTGAACCATGGTGTGCTGACCTCCGTGCGGCAAAATAAGCTCATGAAAATTATGCCGCCTGTTTCTTTTCTGGATATGATTCAGCTTGAAAAAAACTCAGCCCTGGTTATGACAGATTCGGGTGGTGTGCAGAAAGAGGCCTACTTTTTTGGTAAGGCATGCGTTATTGCTCGTCCTGAAACGGAATGGACGGAGATTGTATCTGCTGGTGCCGGAGTAATTGCAGATGCAGATGAGAAATTACTGGTAGATTCCATTGCATTTTTCCTGAAAAACCCTCCTGTGCATTTCCCTGAGGTGTTTGGCGATGGAAATGCTGCCGGGTT
The nucleotide sequence above comes from Lentimicrobiaceae bacterium. Encoded proteins:
- a CDS encoding D-glycero-beta-D-manno-heptose-7-phosphate kinase, which codes for MKVDRTQIETLFNDFTGKHVLILGDVMIDSYLWGKVDRISPEAPVPVVSVKRRENLLGGAANVALNIKALSAVPVLCSVIGADIKGDEFNELLHQDGIMTDGIVRSPSRITTTKFRIIGNKAQMLRVDEEMDSDLLPQDEIALLERVSEIFQRFPIGVVILQDYNKGVLTKNVIESVIALSAAKGIPVVVDPKKKNFDAYKKVDLFKPNLKELSEGLKIDLDLNDIASIKSAAIAWQTNQSITAMMVTLSEAGVFIRDTSNGQVSEFHIPAHVRNIADVSGAGDTVISVASLCRAMGVSPFLTASLSNLAGGLVCEFVGVAPVNRERLLSEAIELIAVK
- a CDS encoding FAD-dependent oxidoreductase; its protein translation is MRKEIELRLTPAEANDPVRWKQIASSLLGVPQGRIYHIRPVKRSIDARQKIIYRLKAEIFIGEHLPPSEKIMLPSYPDVSRRNPVIVVGAGPAGLFAALTLIEQGFKPVVIERGKDVKARKYDISSLNRGERVHPDSNYCFGEGGAGTYSDGKLYTRSTKRGNVSDILKTLVAHGAPDDILIDAHPHIGTDKLPGIIAAIRRSILEAGGEVYFNKRVTGLITKNGKVKGVIDETGNEYQAASVILATGHSARDIFTMLPEYGVFPEAKPFALGVRIEHPQQLIDSIQYRMPERGPHLPAATYNLVTQADGRGVFSFCMCPGGIIVPASTGEGELVVNGMSNSQRNSPYANAGIAVAVESADWQEYAEYGPLAALHFQKMIEQRAWEAAGKSLKAPAQRLTDFLDDRLSSSLPDCSYNPGLVSARMDEILPDFLNRRLKMAFRDFDAKMKGYLTNEAVLVGVESRTSSPVRIPRDERSLQSIHLAGLYPCGEGAGYAGGIVSSAIDGVRCALAVAGKNHE
- the wecB gene encoding UDP-N-acetylglucosamine 2-epimerase (non-hydrolyzing) yields the protein MIKIVTIIGARPQIIKAAALSRAISGHFADKMNEIIVHTGQHYDANMSQVFFDELGIPAPHYNLGVGSGLHGRQTALMIEGIEKILLEEKPDFLVLYGDTNSTLAGAIAASKIHVPIAHIEAGLRSFNKSMPEEINRIMCDHASSLLFSPTETGFHNLLREGFINNQLPPFSSDRPGVFHCGDIMYDNSLHFAALAQKKSKILENSGLKDGKYILATIHRDHNTDFPQRLNAIFSALDQISRMHQVEIAMPLHPRTSALLDKNLNHGVLTSVRQNKLMKIMPPVSFLDMIQLEKNSALVMTDSGGVQKEAYFFGKACVIARPETEWTEIVSAGAGVIADADEKLLVDSIAFFLKNPPVHFPEVFGDGNAAGFICSTILKAASA
- a CDS encoding PorT family protein; the encoded protein is MRLTLIKISVFFVLFGLFHPFANAQKAKVRNLPNYDNSPYHFGFVLGMNQMLFSVKTNPGFQDISYYALQTPDLFADSSKLYGLEHKPAYGFTIGIVSNLRIGDYLDLRFIPSLSFGERDLQYSVLTYFQDEVSQSVISKKIQSTFIEFPLQIKYKGNRLNNIRPYWLVGAKYALDLASDSKKKEESNNIYVALERNDVYADLGGGIDIYTTFFKFGIELKMSYGLRDILKRQGNIYTLPVDRINSKLFLLSFTFE
- a CDS encoding AAA family ATPase encodes the protein MIELNSSQIASYIHTELGHEPTPGQLTLIEKLGDFVARPLQPRQQPAFLIKGYAGTGKTTLVSALVRVLPLIGMQSVLMAPTGRAAKVLAGYSRKLALTIHRKIYRASPGADGKLRMGLAPNPHKYTLFIVDEASMIPGSGGSSEQGIYAYRDLLEDLINYVYSSEGCKLLLIGDSAQLPPVGLEVSPAMDVEILTKNYHLDIASFELREVVRQSLESGILANATHLRNQAGAEAPVLPFFNLKGFSDIRRIDGTMFEDALNSCYSRFGVENTVIITRSNKRANLFNNEVRSRMLFRETELSAGDIIMITRNNYFWLPSGAKAGFIANGDMAEVRRILKTGEMYGYHFADVSIQLVDYPEQEVIEVKLLLDSMTIDTPSMPQEELQKLFDEIMLDYSEISSKQERIAQVKHSPFYNAVQAKFAYALTCHKTQGGQWDAVFIDHGYLTGEMIDSSFVRWLYTAVTRSTTEVYLVNFNENFFVE
- the radC gene encoding DNA repair protein RadC, giving the protein MDDSLVRVPIRQWAEGDKPREKLIKNGKGVLSDAELIAILLRSGSRDKSAVELARHMLQQCNNDLTVLSKLSVDDLMKFKGIGEAKALSILAALELGLRRRIAEVPVKQVISSSRDAFELFYPNLADSLYESFWILLLNRANRKIAIQNISEGGQAGTVADPKKIFKLALDQNAASIILCHNHPSGNLQPSDADKQLTRKLKDAGLMLDLPVLDHLIIGDDKYFSFADEGIL
- a CDS encoding 30S ribosomal protein S20 — translated: MANHKSSIKRIKTNDARRVRNRYYAKTMRNAVRKFRALDNKTEAAEKLPKLVSMIDKLAKKTVIHKNKAGNLKSKLTRLVNKMA